Proteins from a genomic interval of Kitasatospora herbaricolor:
- the carB gene encoding carbamoyl-phosphate synthase large subunit: MPKRTDIKSVLVIGSGPIVIGQAAEFDYSGTQACRVLRSEGLRVVLVNSNPATIMTDPEIADATYVEPITPEFVEKIIAKERPDVLLPTLGGQTALNTAISLHENGTLAKYGVELIGANVEAIHKGEDRQLFKGVVEAVNAKIGHGESARSVICHTMDEIMAGVETLGGYPVVVRPSFTMGGAGSGFAHDEEDLRRIAGQGLALSPTTEVLLEESILGWKEYELELMRDKNDNVVVVCSIENFDPMGVHTGDSITVAPAMTLTDREYQTLRDIGIAIIREVGVDTGGCNIQFAINPVDGRIIVIEMNPRVSRSSALASKATGFPIAKIAAKLAVGYTLDEIPNDITEQTPASFEPTLDYVVVKVPRFAFEKFPSADATLTTTMKSVGEAMAMGRNFPEALNKALRSLEKKGSQFSWAGETGDKDALLTKAQVPTDGRINTVMEAIRAGATQEEVFESTKIDPWFVDQLFLLDEIAAELAEADKLHPELLRHAKRHGFSDQQIGEIRGLRPDVVREVRHALGIRPVFKTVDTCAAEFAAKTPYFYSSYDEESEVAPRTKPAVIILGSGPNRIGQGIEFDYSCVHASFALSEAGYETVMVNCNPETVSTDYDTSDRLYFEPLTLEDVLEIVHAEKQAGPLAGVIVQLGGQTPLGLAQSLKDNGVPIVGTQPEAIDLAEERGAFGRVLKEAGLPAPKHGTAFSFDEAKAIADEIGYPVLARPSYVLGGRGMEIVYDEPSLASYLERHAGLISEHPVLIDRFLDDAVEIDVDALYDGTELYLGGVMEHIEEAGIHSGDSACALPPITLGGYDIKRLRTSTEGIAKGVGVRGLINIQFALSGDILYVLEANPRASRTVPFTSKATAVPLAKAAARISLGATIAELRAEGMLPAEGDGGTLPADAPISVKEAVMPWSRFRDVHGRGVDTVLGPEMRSTGEVMGIDKVFGTAYAKSQAGAYGALPTKGKVFVSVANRDKRNLVFPARALVELGFEVLATSGTAEVLQRGGIPATVVRKHSEGEGPNGEKTIVQLIHDGQVDLIINTPYGTGGRLDGYEIRTAAVSRGVPCLTTVQAMGAAVQGIDALLRDEVGVMSLQEHAELINAGRK; this comes from the coding sequence CGGCGTGGAGCTGATCGGCGCCAACGTGGAGGCCATCCACAAGGGCGAGGACCGCCAGCTGTTCAAGGGCGTGGTCGAGGCCGTCAACGCCAAGATCGGCCACGGCGAGTCCGCCCGCTCGGTCATCTGCCACACCATGGACGAGATCATGGCGGGCGTCGAGACCCTCGGCGGGTACCCCGTCGTCGTCCGCCCCTCCTTCACCATGGGCGGCGCCGGCTCCGGCTTCGCCCACGACGAGGAGGACCTGCGCCGCATCGCGGGCCAGGGCCTGGCCCTCTCGCCGACCACCGAGGTGCTCCTCGAGGAGTCCATCCTCGGCTGGAAGGAGTACGAGCTGGAGCTGATGCGCGACAAGAACGACAACGTCGTGGTCGTCTGCTCGATCGAGAACTTCGACCCGATGGGCGTGCACACCGGCGACTCCATCACCGTCGCGCCGGCGATGACGCTGACCGACCGCGAGTACCAGACGCTGCGCGACATCGGCATCGCGATCATCCGCGAGGTCGGCGTCGACACCGGCGGCTGCAACATCCAGTTCGCGATCAACCCGGTCGACGGCCGGATCATCGTGATCGAGATGAACCCGCGCGTCTCCCGCTCCTCCGCGCTGGCCTCCAAGGCCACCGGCTTCCCGATCGCCAAGATCGCCGCCAAGCTGGCCGTCGGCTACACGCTGGACGAGATCCCCAACGACATCACCGAGCAGACCCCGGCCTCCTTCGAGCCGACCCTCGACTACGTCGTGGTGAAGGTCCCGCGCTTCGCGTTCGAGAAGTTCCCCTCGGCCGACGCCACCCTGACCACCACCATGAAGTCGGTCGGCGAGGCCATGGCCATGGGCCGCAACTTCCCCGAGGCGCTCAACAAGGCGCTGCGCTCGCTGGAGAAGAAGGGCTCGCAGTTCTCCTGGGCCGGCGAGACCGGTGACAAGGACGCGCTGCTCACCAAGGCGCAGGTGCCCACCGACGGCCGGATCAACACCGTCATGGAGGCCATCCGGGCCGGCGCCACCCAGGAGGAGGTGTTCGAGTCCACGAAGATCGACCCGTGGTTCGTCGACCAGCTCTTCCTGCTGGACGAGATCGCCGCCGAGCTGGCCGAGGCCGACAAGCTCCACCCCGAGCTGCTGCGCCACGCCAAGCGGCACGGCTTCTCCGACCAGCAGATCGGTGAGATCCGCGGCCTGCGTCCGGACGTGGTCCGCGAGGTGCGGCACGCGCTGGGCATCCGCCCGGTCTTCAAGACCGTGGACACCTGCGCCGCCGAGTTCGCCGCCAAGACCCCGTACTTCTACTCGTCCTACGACGAGGAGAGCGAGGTCGCGCCGCGCACCAAGCCCGCCGTGATCATCCTCGGCTCGGGCCCCAACCGGATCGGTCAGGGCATCGAGTTCGACTACTCCTGCGTGCACGCCTCCTTCGCGCTCTCCGAGGCCGGGTACGAGACCGTCATGGTCAACTGCAACCCGGAGACCGTCTCCACCGACTACGACACCTCCGACCGGCTCTACTTCGAGCCGCTCACCCTGGAGGACGTCCTGGAGATCGTCCACGCCGAGAAGCAGGCGGGGCCGCTGGCCGGCGTCATCGTCCAGCTCGGCGGCCAGACCCCGCTGGGCCTGGCCCAGTCGCTCAAGGACAACGGCGTGCCGATCGTCGGCACCCAGCCCGAGGCTATCGACCTGGCCGAGGAGCGCGGCGCCTTCGGCCGCGTCCTCAAGGAGGCCGGCCTGCCGGCCCCCAAGCACGGCACCGCCTTCTCCTTCGACGAGGCCAAGGCCATCGCCGACGAGATCGGCTACCCCGTGCTGGCCCGCCCGTCCTACGTGCTCGGCGGCCGCGGCATGGAGATCGTCTACGACGAGCCCTCGCTGGCCTCCTACCTGGAGCGGCACGCCGGCCTGATCTCCGAGCACCCGGTGCTCATCGACCGCTTCCTCGACGACGCGGTGGAGATCGACGTCGACGCGCTCTACGACGGCACCGAGCTCTACCTCGGCGGCGTCATGGAGCACATCGAGGAGGCCGGCATCCACTCCGGCGACTCCGCCTGCGCGCTGCCCCCGATCACCCTCGGCGGCTACGACATCAAGCGCCTGCGCACCTCCACCGAGGGCATCGCCAAGGGCGTCGGCGTCCGCGGCCTGATCAACATCCAGTTCGCGCTGTCCGGCGACATCCTCTACGTCCTGGAGGCCAACCCGCGCGCCTCCCGGACGGTGCCGTTCACCTCCAAGGCGACGGCCGTGCCGCTGGCCAAGGCCGCCGCCCGGATCTCGCTCGGCGCCACCATCGCCGAGCTGCGCGCCGAGGGCATGCTCCCGGCCGAGGGCGACGGCGGCACCCTGCCGGCCGACGCGCCGATCTCCGTCAAGGAGGCCGTGATGCCGTGGAGCCGCTTCCGCGACGTGCACGGCCGCGGCGTCGACACCGTGCTCGGCCCGGAGATGCGCTCCACCGGCGAGGTCATGGGCATCGACAAGGTCTTCGGCACGGCGTACGCCAAGTCGCAGGCCGGCGCCTACGGCGCGCTGCCGACCAAGGGCAAGGTCTTCGTCTCGGTCGCCAACCGCGACAAGCGCAACCTGGTCTTCCCGGCCCGCGCGCTGGTCGAGCTGGGCTTCGAGGTGCTCGCCACCTCCGGCACCGCCGAGGTGCTGCAGCGCGGCGGCATCCCCGCGACCGTGGTGCGCAAGCACAGCGAGGGCGAGGGCCCGAACGGCGAGAAGACGATCGTCCAGCTGATCCACGACGGCCAGGTCGACCTCATCATCAACACGCCGTACGGCACCGGCGGCCGCCTCGACGGCTACGAGATCCGGACCGCGGCGGTCTCCCGCGGCGTCCCGTGCCTCACCACCGTCCAGGCGATGGGCGCGGCCGTCCAGGGCATCGACGCGCTGCTGCGCGACGAGGTCGGGGTCATGTCGCTCCAGGAGCACGCCGAGCTGATCAACGCCGGCCGTAAGTAG
- a CDS encoding quinone-dependent dihydroorotate dehydrogenase, producing MYKTLFNLVFRKMDPEKAHHLAFFWIRLAASVPGLGVLVRLVLAPRDRALRTTALGLDLPGPFGLAAGFDKDGIGIDGLSMLGFDYVEIGTVTGEPQPGNPAPRLFRLVEDRALINRMGFNNQGSARVAARLAARPHTTSTPVIGVNIGKTKVVEEADAIGDYVKSTERLAKHADYLVVNVSSPNTPGLRNLQAVSHLGPLLHEVRKAADRSTAHHVPLLVKIAPDLADEDVDAVADLALELGLDGIIATNTTIGRGGLLAPAAQVEAIGMGGLSGAPLKDRSLEVLKRLRARTEGRLTIVSVGGIETAEDAWRRITAGADLVQGYSAFIYEGPFWMRRVHKGLSARLRAGGFRTLAEAVGSAKEN from the coding sequence TTGTACAAGACCCTGTTCAACCTCGTCTTCCGGAAGATGGACCCGGAGAAGGCCCACCACCTGGCCTTCTTCTGGATCCGGTTGGCCGCCTCCGTCCCGGGCCTCGGCGTGCTGGTCCGCCTGGTGCTCGCCCCGCGCGACCGGGCGCTGCGCACCACGGCGCTCGGCCTGGACCTGCCCGGTCCGTTCGGCCTCGCGGCGGGCTTCGACAAGGACGGCATCGGCATCGACGGCCTGTCGATGCTCGGCTTCGACTACGTCGAGATCGGCACCGTCACCGGTGAGCCGCAGCCCGGCAACCCGGCGCCGCGGCTGTTCCGGCTGGTCGAGGACCGCGCGCTGATCAACCGGATGGGCTTCAACAACCAGGGCTCGGCCCGGGTCGCGGCCCGCCTGGCGGCCCGCCCGCACACCACCTCCACCCCGGTGATCGGCGTCAACATCGGCAAGACCAAGGTGGTCGAGGAGGCCGACGCGATCGGCGACTACGTCAAGAGCACCGAGCGCCTCGCCAAGCACGCCGACTACCTGGTGGTCAACGTCAGCTCGCCGAACACCCCCGGGCTGCGCAACCTGCAGGCCGTCTCGCACCTCGGCCCGCTGCTGCACGAGGTCCGCAAGGCCGCCGACCGGTCCACCGCGCACCACGTCCCGCTGCTGGTCAAGATCGCCCCCGATCTGGCCGACGAGGACGTGGACGCGGTCGCCGACCTGGCCCTGGAGCTCGGCCTGGACGGCATCATCGCCACCAACACCACGATCGGCCGGGGCGGCCTGCTGGCGCCCGCCGCGCAGGTCGAGGCGATCGGCATGGGCGGCCTCTCCGGCGCCCCGCTCAAGGACCGCTCGCTGGAGGTGCTGAAGCGCCTGCGGGCCCGTACCGAGGGCCGGCTGACCATCGTCTCGGTCGGCGGCATCGAGACCGCCGAGGACGCCTGGCGGCGGATCACCGCCGGCGCGGACCTGGTGCAGGGCTACAGCGCCTTCATCTACGAGGGCCCGTTCTGGATGCGACGCGTCCACAAGGGGCTCTCCGCCCGGCTGCGGGCCGGCGGCTTCCGCACGCTGGCCGAGGCCGTCGGCAGCGCCAAGGAGAACTGA
- the pyrF gene encoding orotidine-5'-phosphate decarboxylase: MTLAPFGTRLRHALDTRGQLCVGIDPHASLLAAWGLGDDIDGLETFSRTVVEALADRVAVLKPQAAFFERFGSKGVAVLERSVADARAAGALVLMDAKRGDIGSTMAAYADAFLSPSSPLFSDAVTVSPYLGFGSLRPALDLARANGAGVFALALTSNPEGAEVQRAVGAGGETVAASVLRQLAAENAGAEPLGSFGAVVGATLADAGVDLAVNGPLLAPGIGAQGATMADLPRVFGDSVRNVVPSVSRDVLKHGPSVPALREAALRFVEEYAAAVK, from the coding sequence ATGACCCTCGCCCCCTTCGGTACCCGCCTGCGGCACGCCCTCGACACCCGCGGCCAGCTCTGCGTCGGCATCGACCCGCACGCCTCCCTGCTCGCCGCCTGGGGGCTCGGTGACGACATCGACGGCCTGGAGACCTTCAGCCGCACCGTGGTCGAGGCGCTCGCCGACCGGGTCGCCGTGCTGAAGCCGCAGGCGGCCTTCTTCGAGCGGTTCGGCAGCAAGGGCGTGGCCGTGCTGGAGCGCTCGGTCGCCGACGCCCGGGCGGCCGGTGCGCTGGTCCTGATGGACGCCAAGCGCGGCGACATCGGCTCCACCATGGCCGCCTACGCGGACGCCTTCCTCTCGCCGTCCAGCCCGCTCTTCTCGGACGCCGTGACGGTCAGCCCCTACCTGGGCTTCGGCTCGCTGCGCCCGGCCCTGGACCTGGCGCGGGCGAACGGCGCCGGGGTGTTCGCGCTGGCGCTGACCTCCAACCCGGAGGGGGCCGAGGTCCAGCGGGCGGTGGGCGCCGGCGGCGAGACGGTGGCGGCCTCGGTGCTGCGCCAGCTCGCGGCCGAGAACGCCGGCGCCGAGCCGCTCGGCTCGTTCGGCGCGGTGGTCGGGGCCACCCTGGCCGACGCGGGGGTGGACCTGGCGGTCAACGGGCCGCTGCTGGCGCCCGGGATCGGGGCGCAGGGCGCCACCATGGCGGACCTGCCGCGGGTGTTCGGCGACTCGGTCCGCAACGTGGTGCCGAGCGTCAGCCGGGACGTGCTCAAGCACGGTCCGTCCGTCCCCGCGCTGCGCGAGGCGGCCCTGCGATTCGTCGAGGAGTACGCCGCCGCGGTGAAGTGA
- the mihF gene encoding integration host factor, actinobacterial type, whose protein sequence is MALPPLTPEQRTAALAKAAEARRERAEVKNRLKHSGASLHEVIKAGKADNEVIGKMKVSALLESLPGVGKVRAKQIMERLGISESRRVRGLGTNQIASLEREFGGAAS, encoded by the coding sequence GTGGCTCTTCCGCCCCTTACCCCTGAACAGCGCACAGCAGCGCTCGCCAAGGCCGCCGAGGCTCGGCGGGAGCGCGCCGAGGTGAAGAACCGGCTCAAGCACTCCGGCGCTTCGCTGCACGAGGTCATCAAGGCCGGCAAGGCCGACAACGAGGTCATCGGCAAGATGAAGGTCTCCGCTCTGCTGGAGAGCCTGCCCGGTGTCGGCAAGGTGCGCGCCAAGCAGATCATGGAGCGTCTCGGCATCAGCGAGAGCCGCCGTGTGCGCGGCCTCGGTACCAACCAGATCGCTTCGCTGGAGCGGGAGTTCGGCGGCGCCGCCTCCTGA
- the gmk gene encoding guanylate kinase encodes MSERPRLTVLSGPSGVGKSTVVAHMRKQHPEVWLSVSVTTRHPRPGEQNGIHYYFVDNDEFDKLIANGELLEWAVFAGNRYGTPRAAVLEKLDNGVPVLLEIDLQGARQVRESMAEALLLFLAPPSWDELVRRLTGRGTEPQDVIEKRLEAAKVELAAESEFDTTLVNTSVEQVAAELLALLGAA; translated from the coding sequence ATGAGTGAGCGTCCGCGGCTGACCGTGCTCTCCGGCCCTTCGGGGGTCGGCAAGAGCACGGTCGTCGCTCATATGAGGAAGCAGCACCCCGAGGTCTGGCTCTCGGTGTCGGTGACCACCCGGCACCCGAGGCCCGGCGAGCAGAACGGGATCCACTACTACTTCGTCGACAACGACGAGTTCGACAAGCTGATCGCCAACGGCGAACTGCTGGAGTGGGCCGTCTTCGCCGGCAACCGGTACGGCACCCCGCGTGCGGCGGTGCTGGAGAAGCTGGACAACGGGGTGCCCGTCCTGCTGGAGATCGACCTGCAGGGTGCCCGTCAGGTGCGGGAGTCGATGGCGGAGGCACTGCTGCTCTTCCTGGCCCCGCCGAGCTGGGACGAGCTGGTCCGCCGGCTCACCGGCCGGGGCACCGAGCCGCAGGACGTGATCGAGAAGCGGCTGGAAGCGGCCAAGGTCGAGCTGGCGGCGGAGTCGGAGTTCGACACGACTCTTGTCAACACCTCGGTCGAGCAGGTAGCGGCCGAACTGCTAGCCTTGCTCGGTGCAGCCTGA
- the rpoZ gene encoding DNA-directed RNA polymerase subunit omega, whose amino-acid sequence MSSSMTAPEGIINPPIDELLEATDSKYSLVIYAAKRARQINAYYSQLGEGLLEYVGPLVDTHVHEKPLSIALREINAGMLTAEAIEAA is encoded by the coding sequence GTGTCCTCTTCCATGACCGCGCCCGAGGGCATCATCAACCCGCCGATCGACGAGCTGCTCGAGGCCACCGACTCCAAGTACAGCCTGGTGATCTACGCGGCCAAGCGCGCGCGTCAGATCAACGCGTACTACTCGCAGCTCGGTGAGGGCCTCCTGGAGTACGTCGGCCCGCTGGTCGACACCCACGTGCACGAGAAGCCGCTGTCGATCGCGCTCCGCGAGATCAACGCCGGCATGCTCACCGCCGAGGCGATCGAGGCCGCCTGA
- the coaBC gene encoding bifunctional phosphopantothenoylcysteine decarboxylase/phosphopantothenate--cysteine ligase CoaBC — translation MSATTDRTDAPRVVLGVSGGIAAYKACELLRRLTESGHQVTVVPTAAALHFVGEATWAALSGRPAATETWESVHQVPHVRIGQQADLVVVAPATADLMAKAAHGLADDLLTNTLLTARCPVVLAPAMHTEMWEHPATQENVATLRRRGAIVLEPAVGRLTGVDTGKGRLPEPSAIFEACRTVLRRGGLTSDLAGRHVVVSAGGTREPLDPVRFLGNRSSGKQGYALAATAAARGARVTLVSANAELPDPAGVDVVHVSTALQLREAALKAVADADAVVMAAAVADFRPAEYVTGKIKKVDGVDPAPVALVRNPDILAEISADRARPGQLVVGFAAETDDVLANGRAKLARKGCDLLVVNEVGERKGFGSDLNEAVVLGADGTETAVPVGPKEALADVVWDLVAARLA, via the coding sequence ATGAGCGCGACCACGGACCGGACCGACGCCCCGCGCGTCGTCCTCGGTGTCAGCGGCGGCATCGCCGCCTACAAGGCCTGCGAGCTGCTGCGACGGCTGACCGAGTCCGGCCACCAGGTCACCGTGGTGCCCACCGCGGCCGCCCTGCACTTCGTCGGCGAGGCGACCTGGGCCGCCCTCTCCGGCCGCCCGGCCGCCACCGAGACCTGGGAGAGCGTCCACCAGGTGCCGCACGTGCGGATCGGCCAGCAGGCCGACCTGGTGGTGGTCGCCCCGGCCACCGCCGACCTGATGGCCAAGGCGGCCCACGGGCTGGCCGACGACCTGCTCACCAACACCCTGCTCACCGCCCGCTGCCCGGTGGTCCTCGCCCCCGCGATGCACACCGAGATGTGGGAGCACCCGGCCACCCAGGAGAACGTCGCCACCCTGCGCCGCCGGGGCGCGATCGTGCTGGAGCCCGCCGTCGGCCGGCTCACCGGGGTGGACACCGGCAAGGGCCGGCTGCCCGAGCCGTCCGCGATCTTCGAGGCCTGCCGGACGGTGCTGCGCCGCGGCGGCCTCACCAGCGACCTGGCCGGCCGCCACGTGGTGGTCTCGGCCGGCGGCACCCGCGAGCCGCTCGACCCGGTGCGCTTCCTCGGCAACCGCTCCTCCGGGAAGCAGGGCTACGCGCTCGCCGCCACCGCGGCCGCGCGCGGCGCCAGAGTGACATTGGTCTCGGCCAACGCCGAGCTGCCGGACCCGGCCGGGGTGGACGTGGTGCACGTCTCGACCGCGCTGCAGCTGCGCGAGGCCGCGCTGAAGGCCGTGGCGGACGCCGACGCGGTGGTGATGGCGGCCGCCGTCGCCGACTTCCGCCCCGCCGAGTACGTCACCGGGAAGATCAAGAAGGTGGACGGGGTCGACCCCGCACCGGTCGCTCTGGTGCGCAACCCGGACATCCTCGCCGAGATCTCCGCCGACCGGGCCAGGCCCGGCCAACTCGTGGTCGGCTTCGCCGCGGAGACCGACGACGTGCTCGCCAACGGCCGGGCCAAGCTCGCCCGCAAGGGGTGCGACCTGCTGGTCGTGAACGAGGTCGGCGAGCGCAAGGGATTCGGCTCGGACCTCAACGAGGCGGTCGTCCTCGGGGCCGACGGCACCGAGACGGCCGTACCGGTCGGACCGAAGGAGGCGCTCGCCGACGTGGTGTGGGACCTGGTCGCGGCCCGTCTGGCCTGA
- the metK gene encoding methionine adenosyltransferase: MSRRLFTSESVTEGHPDKIADQISDTILDALLKEDPTSRVAVETLITTGQVHIAGEVTTKAYAPIAQLVRDKILEIGYDSSKKGFDGASCGVSVSIGSQSPDIAQGVDTAYEARVEGASQGDDSDDLDKQGAGDQGLMFGYASDETPELMPLPITLAHRLSKRLSEVRKNGTIPYLRPDGKTQVTIEYDGDKAVRLDTVVVSSQHASDIDLDSLLTPDIREFVVEPELKALADEGIKLVTEGYRLLVNPTGRFEIGGPMGDAGLTGRKIIIDTYGGMARHGGGAFSGKDPSKVDRSAAYAMRWVAKNIVAAGLATRAEVQVAYAIGKAEPVGLFVETFGTETVPVLKIQEAVVKVFDLRPAAIIRDLDLLRPIYSQTAAYGHFGRELPDFTWERTDRVEQLKQAVQA, encoded by the coding sequence GTGTCTCGCCGCCTGTTCACCTCGGAGTCCGTCACCGAGGGACACCCCGACAAGATCGCTGACCAGATCAGCGACACCATTCTGGACGCGCTCCTCAAGGAGGACCCGACTTCGCGGGTCGCCGTGGAGACGCTGATCACCACCGGCCAGGTGCACATCGCCGGTGAGGTGACCACGAAGGCGTACGCGCCGATCGCCCAGCTGGTCCGGGACAAGATCCTCGAAATCGGGTACGACAGCTCCAAGAAGGGCTTCGACGGCGCCTCCTGCGGCGTGTCGGTCTCGATCGGCTCGCAGTCGCCCGACATCGCGCAGGGTGTCGACACGGCGTACGAGGCCCGGGTCGAGGGCGCCTCCCAGGGCGACGACTCCGACGACCTCGACAAGCAGGGCGCCGGCGACCAGGGCCTGATGTTCGGCTACGCGTCGGACGAGACCCCCGAGCTGATGCCGCTGCCGATCACGCTGGCGCACCGCCTCTCCAAGCGGCTCTCCGAGGTCCGCAAGAACGGGACCATCCCGTACCTGCGCCCCGACGGCAAGACCCAGGTCACCATCGAGTACGACGGCGACAAGGCCGTCCGCCTCGACACCGTGGTGGTCTCCTCGCAGCACGCCAGCGACATCGACCTGGACTCGCTGCTGACCCCGGACATCCGCGAGTTCGTCGTGGAGCCCGAGCTCAAGGCGCTGGCCGACGAGGGCATCAAGCTGGTGACCGAGGGCTACCGCCTGCTGGTCAACCCGACCGGACGGTTCGAGATCGGCGGCCCGATGGGCGACGCCGGCCTCACCGGCCGCAAGATCATCATCGACACCTACGGCGGCATGGCCCGCCACGGCGGCGGTGCCTTCTCCGGCAAGGACCCGTCCAAGGTCGACCGCTCCGCCGCGTACGCGATGCGCTGGGTCGCCAAGAACATCGTCGCGGCCGGCCTGGCCACCCGCGCCGAGGTCCAGGTCGCGTACGCGATCGGCAAGGCCGAGCCGGTGGGCCTGTTCGTCGAGACCTTCGGCACCGAGACCGTGCCGGTCCTCAAGATCCAGGAAGCCGTGGTGAAGGTCTTCGACCTGCGCCCGGCCGCGATCATCCGCGACCTGGACCTGCTGCGCCCGATCTACTCGCAGACCGCCGCCTACGGCCACTTCGGCCGTGAGCTGCCGGACTTCACCTGGGAGCGCACCGACCGGGTCGAGCAGCTGAAGCAGGCCGTCCAGGCCTGA